From the genome of Pseudoliparis swirei isolate HS2019 ecotype Mariana Trench chromosome 14, NWPU_hadal_v1, whole genome shotgun sequence:
ATCAAGTGTCACATGATTTGAAGGCTGAACAGTCACTTCTTACAAAGCAAAAGACCCATCACAAAAATCGACATCTAACCATTTTAATGCACAGTCGTAGGAACCAatgcacaaaaaacacaaacaaaaatcatCAGAACTTGGTTAGGCAGGTAAAACCAAGTTAAAAAGCTGCTTTAAAACATTgcaatgcacacaaaaaacaaagtaaTTGTAGGTGGGTTTTATGCCTCATACATGGTTCACAACACAACTCCATAGGCTTGAAGGTCCAGTAGTCTATGGCACAGCACTTGCAGATCTTACAAAACATGTAGAGCATAACGTAGTAATATTCAAAAATGTTTAAGTTGTCTTTTATTTCCCCTCATGACTAAAAATGCTTTGTATGAAATGAAACGGGACAGTCTGACGTGTATTTCATGCATTTGACTAATCAAAACCCATTTCTCTAGGACGCACACACCTCCGGCTGTGCTGCGCCGAGCGTACTACCACCAGTTGGAACGCCCTCTGCCGCTGGTGCCGACCCACCTTGGGGCCGCTCTGGGCCCGCGGCCGGGCCGGCCATGGTCCTTCTGAAGAGACGCATGCTCATCTGCAGCAGCTCGGTGTCTACCACGGGCGTCGCGGGGTAATGCTTGGTTTGGCCCTGAGGAACGAGAAGCCGATGAATACACATCGCTCTCAACAATGCGGTTGTACAAATGACATCCAGACCGACGCCATGCCGACTGACACAAAGAAACTGCCGTATTGACTCATTGTCCTGTCAGTAATTGACATCTACCTTGTCATTTTTCAACAGCTGCCGGCGGATGGCAAAGTCCCTGCGGGCACACAGGGCCTTGCAGCAGGGCCCGAGATTTCTCAGCAAGCCTGCCCTCTCCATCCGCCTGTTCAGGGCCGCCATATTCAGAGCCCCCAGGTCATGCTCAAACAGCTTGTCAGCATCTGGCAGGACAGATAAAAACGGTTTGGACGAATGGATCACACAAAACAGACTCGCAACAATGTCCGTTATCATTTTAAGAACAAATTGTGACCGTAGAAACTTCCCGTTtccaatttaaaataaaagaaacgtGAGGAAAGCAGAAACAACAAACATTGGGGTTGAATGCTGGAGATGTCCAAACTCTCACCTTTGGGGTCATCCAGCTCAGACTTGCACACCTCTCTGACTTGCTCCAGGAGCTCAGGCCCAGCGAGGCGCTTGGAGATTCCCGCCCTAAGCAGCACGGCGCCTGGGGTGAACCGGAGCAACGCTGCCCCTGCTGCCCGGGGCTCCGGCTTCGTTTTGGGCATCAGGCTGGACCAGTCCACATCAATTACATCTAGAGGACCTGTCGACACAGGGCATTGGTGTCGATGTAAAAAGGAGCATCTGagtagtcatatatatatatatttatttatttttataacagTTTCCAATGAAGTTATGAATTTCTAAAAGCTCAGATTTCAGCAACATTCTCCATTGATGTTCAAAATATTTTGGTCAAgcagaaacaaataaatacaatacagtttgaaaaataGCTATTTCCTGGTACCTGTAATTTTTTCGTCGTCCTGCTGATCCTCTTTTTTCTGGCTGTCAGCCAAAATTTCATCCAGCTCATCATCACTGATTGGTTCATACTCCTCTCCCACAGATGCGACTGACTGGCCATCGTTTTCCTTCCCATCATCGTCTCCTGAGAACACAAACATTCCTTTGAATCCATGTTGGAAGTTGGGAAAGAAAGGGACACGATAAAGTGTCTTCTTACCTTCGATGCTGTCGGTCTTCTCCAGCTCTCGCTGCTCTCCCGGGAGATGGTGGCTGTTGCTTGGTTTCTCTAGCTCTGGAGGGCTGAAGGCTTCTCTTGGCAGCAGAGGCTCATATTCGCTTCTCTCCTGTCTTATAACGTCACCTCGCAGGTCTCCCCGTACGTCAGCCCTCAGGTCACCTCGTCCCGGGGCCCTGGGGTCCCCGTGGGGCGGCAGGTCCATCATCATTCGGTCTCCTCGGTCACCTCGACCGTCTCTCTCgcgctccctctctcgctcgtgctgctgctgcatgagTCCTTCGGGGAGTAAGCGTTCTCTCTCCCTGATGTCTCGCTCCCTCATGAGAAGTTCCCGGCCAGGACGCATCAGCAGGGGCTCCCGTACCCTGTTAGGCCACTCCCTAGGTTCAGGCTCCCAGTCTCTCTGCTGTTGTAGGGGCGGTTGGAGGAGcaggggctgctgctgctgctgctgctgctgctgctgctgctgttgttgcggaggaggaggaggctgctgctgctgcggaggCCGGAGGTCCTTTCGGTCTCGTTCCCGCTCAAACGGCTCCCTGTCTCTTTCCCGTTCTCGACTGTCGTAGGATCCGGCACGGGACCCTGACCTGGCCTGCTTCTCAGAGTCAGGGGAGCTGCGCCTGGAGCTGTGGCTGCGTGAATCCTGCCGGTCTGGAAGACAATGGAGACAGATACGAGTTAAGCTAGGATCAGATTTCAGTGTTATAATTAAGCATGATCCTGTTGACCGCAGATACAAAAAGGTGTACAGTTAAATGTTGTGTCTCAAAGCAAGTGTTTTTACCTGAGGAGGTGCTGCGGCCGGGCTCTCCCCTCCTCAACTGGTCAATCCGAGACTTCCTCTCGACCCCTGGAGGCTCAGTCACGACCGgcctttctctttccctctctcggtCCCGAGAGTTGGCCCCCTGGAGCCTTCCTCGGCGGGGTCGTGGACATTGGGGGTCATCTCGGCGGGCGGGCTCGTTGGAGGGCGATCGCAGGCGTCTGGATGAAGTGCGACTCTGGTTGCTCcccatgctgctgctgcgcgTCTGATCCGGAGGAAGTTTGCGGAGCAGGGCCTGGGACATGAGGGGCTGCGGGGCCAGAGTCGGCAGCATCATCGGAGGGTCTTGGGGGAGCAGAGGGgcgatggggagaggaggatggcACCGCTCCCTGTCCCTGCCCACTCTGGGACCAACAGCCCTCTTCAGAGGCTCAGCCGGAACCAGTGGAGCTTGTGTTTCCACTGGTGCTGCTCGGTCTGCGACATCATCATCTGACCAGTCACTGATGTTGTCCATTTTGGACAGAGGCGTTGGCTCTGGGTTGGCTCCAGTACCACGATGATCGGGCCTCATTGACGGCGGTGGCGTCCTGGGCCCTCGCTTCCTCTTATTAAGAGGCTGAGGGGCAGATAAATCTTCCTCGGACACATCCGATTCTTCTTCTCGTGACCGTTTCCTCTTTCGCTCAAGCACCTTCTTCTTGGCTCCTTTCTTGGGCGAGTGTATGGGCGGAGTTGCATCTATTGCACCGCTGATAGGGGGCTCGGTCTTGAAACGAtctcccacagctgccacaatgttGCCACCTACAACCTCTTCCTTACGACCCTTCTTCAGTCCCTTCCTCTGCGACTTTGTCTTCTTTTTACCCTCCTCGTGGGACTGGGAACCGGCAGTGTCTCTGTCTTCGCTGCCAGTGACGAGAGCTGAAGGAGTGGGGggcgggggcggcggcggcggcggagggggCGTGGACTCTCGCTGGTCTCTGACTCGGCCACGAGATTCGGACGGGGTGTCCGCGAGGGGCTCTGCTCGTCGGTCAGCTCCTCTGCTCCGTTCCCCACGAGGCTCCGGGTCCTCGTGGCGGTTGCGTGCTTCCCTTTTGTCTCCGGCTCCTCTGCGCTCCTCATCCTTCTTGGGCTTCTCATCGGACGGAGCAGCCACCGGTGGAGAACGCAACAAGGGCTCCAGGGGCCGCACCACCTGGCTCAGCATGCGATTTTTGTCAGCACCTGCATATGAAAAGTCACATACCACACTCAGTACTTTTAAAGCGCCGTTCCCGGGCTACCATTTGAAAGTCTTCCTTGGAGGTAACTGCCATAACATGATTAACAGTTGGTTTTCCTTGaacttgtgtttttctgtgtgtccaAAATTAACTCCCCTACCGTCAGGCGGCTGCAGAGACGCTGGGCTGGGGAGGAGGGGCTGTGGGTGGAGCTTGGCCTGCCCTCGGCCAATCGGGCGTTCACTTTTCTCTTCTGCACTGTTGTAGCCGTCGCTGTCTGCCGGACTGTGGTCCCGAGTCGCTCGTTTAGGCGAGGCTCTGGGGCTCAAGCTGCTCTCTACCCTGGGCCTCTTGCGACTtgagggagaaaggaggagaattATTATATACAAAATTAAACATACTGGGATTGGAGGAGGCGGACACTCATGGGCAACATAACTATCTGGGAGAAAACATTCATGTGTCGGCTGATACCTCGTCTTGCGGTCATCCCGGGTGTCTCTGACAGTTCGGTCCTCCCTGgtgtcatctctcctctcccgcctttcctctcgtcctctccctcGCTCCTCCCACTCCCgctgcctctccctctcccgctGCTCTCGctgctccctctctcgctctcgctccctctccctctctcgctcctttctctcccgctccctctcccgttcctccctctcccgctctctctcctcccgttccctttccctctctctctccctctctcgttcccgctcccgctctctctccctggcccgctccgcctccttctctcgctccttttccctctccttctctctgtccttctccttctccctctcccgctccctttctctctctcgctcccggTCACGGGGCCtgtcgtctctcctctcttctgttcTATCTGTCCTGcggtcctccctcctctcctccctctctgactCATCTGACCTCCCCTGGTGTCTATTGGGTGAAGCTGCTCGTTGATCTGAGAAAACAGAAAGTTAAAGAGCTTAGCCAAACAATTtttcaaaatatacaaataacacattcaacatgttttttaaatttgtgcaGGCTTAATATAAAGCAACCGCCACCTCTCTCTCGGATGTCTCTGCGCTCGCGCTCGCGCTCTCCGTGCCCTCCTCTCCTGTCGTAGGAAGAGTCTCTggcctgctctcctctcctgtcgccCTCATAGCGGTCTCTGTCTGAGCCCCTCTCAGAGCTCCTTTCGGTAGCACTGCGATCGGTACTCCTCTCTACACTCCGTTCACGCACCGCGCTGCTCCGTGACTCCCAGTTGTCATGGCTGCTCTCCAGCTGGGAACCCCGGGAGTTCCTGTTTGTGCctgaaagtaaataaaatatatatataaaaaggagaaaaagacaGGAACTTGTGCTGTAAAGATTCTTTGTTCCTTCCATTTTACAGCAACGACAAAAAAACACAGGATGGAAAAGAAGGCATCGTGTTAGTTCTTGCCTTTATCAGAAGTTTCATTAGCACGCCCTCTCCCTCGTCCATTTCTCTCAGTTCTGTCCGTCTTGTTCTCCGTCTTTGCTTCagctctccctccatcttctcGTCCATGACCTCTCCCATAACTCCTGTCCTCTTGGGCCGGTTCCTCCTTCTTGTGGGTgtcagtcctctctctctctctctccttttctcgctctctgtccttgtccttctccctctccttttctttctccctctccttctcccggtCCCTCTCTCGTTCCCGTTCACGGTCCCGGCGCTCCAGCGACTCTCGACTGGAGCGGGTCTCGGCTCTGCTCTCTCTGGAGTCCTTTACGTCCCTGTTGTCTCGATTGTCACGAGAGTCTCGAGTCGTTTCCCTTCCTCGCTCGCGAGTGTCCCGTCGTTCGCGGGCCTCTCTCGTCTCCCGGTCATCGCGAGCGTCCCGTGATGAGACCTGTTCAGAGTCGTAGTCCCGATCATCGCGTTCTTTTTCTCGCTTGCTGCGGCTTTCTGTTCATAAGAAAGACATAGTTTAACAACCGATTAAAGAAATCAGGTGAAATGCAATTGCTTAATTGATCAGAATTGTTTGATTTTCTGAGAATTATTTTCGACAAATGATACCAAAGAATCcaatttgaattattaaaaaaattattttccaCTCTGAGAAAATATATTAACTAATAACAGACAATTAGCAGTGACAATTAAcactaaataaaaaacaatataaagtTCATATATAAACGCATTAATAAGAAACTATGTGCCAAAAACTCATGGCAGTGTTCAATGTGTTAAATTGATTGTGTTGTAGGAAAAAAAGATCAACTGTGAGAGAAACCAGCACTAGAACATAAAGTTACCATCTCTGCGCTCCTGCTTGCGCTCCTGAGCAGGCGGACTCCTCTCCCTTTCACCGCGGCTCCTCTCACGCCCCCTGGAGTGGCGCTGGCTGGGGCTCGATCGGTCAGACCGGCggtggggagaggaggcgcCGTGTGAGGCGGGGGGTGATCGGGAGCGCCGGGAGCTCGGAGGGGAGGAGGCAGACATCGGGGCTGCCGTGCTGCTCCGGTGGTAGCTGGGAGAGGacgagcggcggcggcgaggagacGAAGAGTGCCGCTGGGCAGAGGAATCTgagtgggaggagggggagtggtTGTGTGTAGGAGTGGGGGTGCGCTGGTGGCGTGGAGGAGAGGGTGACCTGAAGTGACAAGGGATCGTTTTTTACAGAATAAACCAAACCGTCATGATCATTACCAAACAATAGCAACAGAAAGCAAGAAATCCTTCA
Proteins encoded in this window:
- the zc3h13 gene encoding zinc finger CCCH domain-containing protein 13; its protein translation is MSKIRRKVTVENSKTISDSSSSSSTTTSSTSNPAGPSRRPSVFERLGPSTGTNAPESHCRNWLKTGNCSYGTTCRYTHGTQPRGKGFSFSRSAERPTGDLRERMKNKRQDVDPENVKRDLDEPTSPTARQRDSSRGRHREKEDIKITKERTPASEEEPTEWEANREDSDIGDYDYELSLEMKRQKIQRELMKLEQENVDKREEIVIKKEEAPTKTRATAMPKASPEPLSKQDSPVSRKSSGSPKHKRGTKGPSSGKKEKKALVPSPVSESTRPSKGSHSKKKGPRTPSPPPPVPLDIPVVGKKHKGKHKNKEKSEEKQKEAKDQGRDTERHKEKKEKRRDRSDSSHKAKRSLTSEERSGSVSSPSRGTSPPVRKQSPSPKASSHKTPTLASPPRRSPSPPRHQRTPTPTHNHSPSSHSDSSAQRHSSSPRRRRSSSPSYHRSSTAAPMSASSPPSSRRSRSPPASHGASSPHRRSDRSSPSQRHSRGRERSRGERERSPPAQERKQERRDESRSKREKERDDRDYDSEQVSSRDARDDRETREARERRDTRERGRETTRDSRDNRDNRDVKDSRESRAETRSSRESLERRDRERERERDREKEREKEKEREKDKDREREKERERERTDTHKKEEPAQEDRSYGRGHGREDGGRAEAKTENKTDRTERNGRGRGRANETSDKGTNRNSRGSQLESSHDNWESRSSAVRERSVERSTDRSATERSSERGSDRDRYEGDRRGEQARDSSYDRRGGHGERERERRDIRERDQRAASPNRHQGRSDESEREERREDRRTDRTEERRDDRPRDREREREREREREKEKDREKEREKEREKEAERAREREREREREREREREREREEREREREERERERERKEREREREREREREQREQRERERQREWEERGRGREERRERRDDTREDRTVRDTRDDRKTSRKRPRVESSLSPRASPKRATRDHSPADSDGYNSAEEKSERPIGRGQAKLHPQPLLPSPASLQPPDGADKNRMLSQVVRPLEPLLRSPPVAAPSDEKPKKDEERRGAGDKREARNRHEDPEPRGERSRGADRRAEPLADTPSESRGRVRDQRESTPPPPPPPPPPPTPSALVTGSEDRDTAGSQSHEEGKKKTKSQRKGLKKGRKEEVVGGNIVAAVGDRFKTEPPISGAIDATPPIHSPKKGAKKKVLERKRKRSREEESDVSEEDLSAPQPLNKRKRGPRTPPPSMRPDHRGTGANPEPTPLSKMDNISDWSDDDVADRAAPVETQAPLVPAEPLKRAVGPRVGRDRERCHPPLPIAPLLPQDPPMMLPTLAPQPLMSQALLRKLPPDQTRSSSMGSNQSRTSSRRLRSPSNEPARRDDPQCPRPRRGRLQGANSRDRERERERPVVTEPPGVERKSRIDQLRRGEPGRSTSSDRQDSRSHSSRRSSPDSEKQARSGSRAGSYDSRERERDREPFERERDRKDLRPPQQQQPPPPPQQQQQQQQQQQQQQPLLLQPPLQQQRDWEPEPREWPNRVREPLLMRPGRELLMRERDIRERERLLPEGLMQQQHERERERERDGRGDRGDRMMMDLPPHGDPRAPGRGDLRADVRGDLRGDVIRQERSEYEPLLPREAFSPPELEKPSNSHHLPGEQRELEKTDSIEGDDDGKENDGQSVASVGEEYEPISDDELDEILADSQKKEDQQDDEKITGPLDVIDVDWSSLMPKTKPEPRAAGAALLRFTPGAVLLRAGISKRLAGPELLEQVREVCKSELDDPKDADKLFEHDLGALNMAALNRRMERAGLLRNLGPCCKALCARRDFAIRRQLLKNDKGQTKHYPATPVVDTELLQMSMRLFRRTMAGPAAGPERPQGGSAPAAEGVPTGGSTLGAAQPEVCAS